A stretch of the Thunnus thynnus chromosome 7, fThuThy2.1, whole genome shotgun sequence genome encodes the following:
- the LOC137185718 gene encoding retinol-binding protein 2-like, with protein sequence MPADYNGRWEMVSNENFEEVMKALDIDFATRKIASHLHQTKVIVQNGDKFETKTLSTFRNYEVNFTIGEEFEEHTKGLDNRKVKTLVTWDGDKLVCVQKGEKENRGWKHWIEGDMLHQEITVLDKVCHQVFKRA encoded by the exons ATGCCTGCAGACTATAATGGACGTTGGGAGATGGTGAGCAACGAAAACTTCGAGGAAGTCATGAAGGCCCTCG ACATTGACTTTGCCACCAGAAAGATCGCTTCCCACCTGCATCAGACAAAAGTGATCGTCCAGAACGGGGACAAGTTTGAAACAAAGACCCTGAGCACCTTCAGGAACTACGAGGTCAACTTCACCATTGGAGAGGAGTTTGAGGAGCACACAAAGGGCCTGGACAACCGGAAGGTCAAG ACGCTGGTTACCTGGGATGGTGACAAGCTGGTGTGTGTTCAGAAGGGAGAGAAGGAAAATCGTGGCTGGAAACACTGGATCGAAGGAGACATGCTACATCAG gAAATCACTGTGCTCGACAAAGTCTGCCACCAAGTGTTTAAGAGGGCATAA
- the LOC137185719 gene encoding coatomer subunit beta'-like has translation MPLRLDIKRKLTARSDRVKSVDLHPTEPWMVASLYSGSVVVWNHETQTMVKIFEVCDLPVRVARFVARKHWVIAGSDDMHIRVFNYNTLERVHMFEAHSDYIRCIAVHPTQPYILTSSDDMLIKLWDWDRKWACTQVFEGHTHYVMQIVINPKDNNQFASASLDRTIKVWQLGSRTPNFTLEGHEKGVNCIDYYSGGDKPYLISGADDRLVKIWDYQNKTCVQTLEGHAQNVTCVSFHPELPIILTGSEDGTVRVWHSNTYRLENTLNYGMERVWCICGQPGSNSVALGYDEGSIIIKLGREEPAMSMDSSGKVMWARHSEVQQANLKAMGEAEVKDGEKLLLSIKDMGSCEIYPQTIQHSPNGRFVVVCGDGEYIIYTAMALRNKSFGSAQEFVWAHDSSQYAIREGNSMVKIFKNFKEKKAFKPDFGAEGIFGGFLLGVRSNSGLAFYDWENAELIRRIEIQPKHIFWSDSGELVCIATDESFFVLRYLPERVAAAQESKEEMTEDGIEDAFEVLGEVQEVVKTGVWVGDCFIYTSSVNRLNYYVGGEIITIAHMDRTMYLLGYIPKDDRLYLGDKELNVISYSLLLSVLEYQTAVMRRDFSTADKVLPTIPKEQRTRVALFLEKQGFRQQALAVSTDPDHKFELALQLGELKTAYQLALEAESEQKWKQLAELATTKCQFSLAQECLHQAQDYGGLLLLATASGNATMVGKLAEGAERDGKTNVAFLTYFMQGKLDKCLDLLIKTDRLPEAAFLARTYLPSHVPRVVKLWKESLSKVNQKAADALADPTQYSNLFPGLQQTLLAEQYLKETHVRVRPAAEYPLIMPNEDRNVLEESAGFVTKGEITEPEEVVESMDEALVAAAITEAAPTEAALVEEPILQEQGSIDAASTMEEESITTAAPTLPVTITEQHVDPELAPPVSSEVAAFEPEVEVEAEVEVEPSVSVEEPIVDIPPEEPEMEQSSPVEDIGSPVEEEVLEMSPETAVIPAACGSETSLSETTSETIMATEEAPSEAVVTETIATEDALVTTALTADIDVTASEAIVTEGMPVDEELEEDIVSSEAPTIIDVAAAAVQETPVTEEVPPPVAVEELITFDNTDSPVVDVLVPVPVQSFPDLADDPLLDPLGDAIPVLKPVSAQEEQTTALPVKPEDNLEPAVPLQAEPEVLSPAAAAPAVETVAEEAGPEGAEEPAEDLEAELNDEVLDDLDLENLDLEDIDTTDVNLDEDFLDD, from the exons ATG CCTCTGCGGTTGGACATCAAGCGGAAGCTGACGGCTCGGTCCGACCGGGTGAAGAGTGTGGATCTGCATCCCACTGAGCCGTGGATGGTGGCCAGCCTCTACAGCGGCAGTGTGGTGGTCTGGAACCATGAGACACAG aCGATGGTGAAAATCTTTGAGGTGTGTGATCTGCCTGTCAGAGTGGCTAGGTTTGTAGCCAGGAAACACTGGGTGATTGCTGGATCA GATGATATGCACATCCGTGTGTTCAATTACAACACTCTGGAGAGAGTTCACATGTTTGAGGCTCACTCTGACTACATCCGCTGCATCGCTGTCCACCCTACGCAGCCCTACATCCTCACCAGCAGTG ACGACATGCTGATCAAACTGTGGGACTGGGACAGAAAGTGGGCATGTACTCAGGTGTTTGAGGGACACACGCACTACGTCATGCAGATTGTCATCAACCCCAAAGACAACAACCAGTTTGCCAGCGCCTCGCTGGATAGAACTATtaag GTGTGGCAGCTGGGCTCCAGGACCCCCAACTTCACTCTGGAGGGCCATGAAAAGGGAGTGAACTGTATTGATTACTACAGCGGAGGAGACAAACCCTACCTCATATCAGGGGCTGATGACCGCCTGGTCAAAATCTGGGATTATCAG AACAAAACTTGTGTTCAGACCCTGGAGGGTCATGCCCAGAATGTGACCTGCGTCAGCTTCCACCCCGAGCTGCCAATCATCCTCACAGGCTCTGAGGACG GCACTGTTCGAGTGTGGCACTCCAACACCTACCGACTAGAAAACACACTCAACTATGGCATGGAGAGGGTGTGGTGTATCTGTGGCCAGCCTGGCTCCAACAGTGTGGCTTTGGGCTATGATGAAGGAAGCATCATCATCAAG CTGGGTCGGGAGGAACCGGCCATGTCCATGGACTCAAGTGGGAAGGTCATGTGGGCTCGCCACTCTGAAGTGCAGCAGGCCAACTTGAAGGCCATGGGAGAGGCAGAGGTCAAGGAtggagagaagctgctgctgagtATCAAAGACATGGGTAGCTGTGAGATTTATCCCCAGACCATCCAGCACAGCCCCAACGGGAG GTTTGTAGTGGTGTGTGGAGATGGGGAGTATATCATCTACACTGCCATGGCCCTGAGGAACAAGAGCTTTGGCTCAGCTCAAGAGTTTGTTTGGGCGCATGACTCCTCACA GTATGCTATAAGGGAAGGAAACAGTATGGTCAAAATCTTTAAGAACTTCAAAGAGAAGAAGGCTTTCAAACCCGACTTTGGGGCTGAAG GTATCTTTGGTGGCTTCTTACTGGGAGTGAGGTCAAACAGTGGCCTGGCCTTCTACGACTGGGAGAACGCCGAACTGATCCGCCGCATCGAGATTCAACCAAAACAT ATCTTCTGGTCTGACTCTGGGGAGCTGGTGTGCATCGCCACAGATGAGTCTTTCTTTGTGCTGCGCTACCTGCCAGAGAGAGTGGCAGCGGCCCAGGAGTCCAAGGAAGAGATGACGGAAGATGGAATCGAGGACGCCTTTGAG GTGCTGGGGGAGGTCCAGGAGGTGGTGAAGACAGGCGTTTGGGTGGGAGACTGCTTCATCTACACCAGCTCTGTTAACAGACTCAACTACTATGTTGGCGGAGAGATTATCACCATTGCTCACATGGACAG GACCATGTATCTGCTGGGCTACATCCCCAAGGACGACCGTCTGTACCTTGGAGACAAGGAGCTGAATGTTATCAGCTActccctgctgctgtcagtaCTGGAATACCAGACAGCCGTCATGAGGAGGGATTTCAGCACGGCTGACAAGGTTCTCCCCACAATCCCCAAGGAGCAGAGGACTAGGGTAGCCCTCTTTTTGGAGAAACAG GGCTTCAGACAGCAGGCCCTGGCTGTGTCCACTGACCCAGACCATAAGTTTGAACTGGCTCTGCAGCTGGGAGAGCTCAAGACAGCCTACCAACTGGCCTTGGAGGCAGAG TCAGAGCAGAAATGGAAGCAGCTGGCAGAGCTTGCTACTACAAAGTGCCAGTTTAGTTTGGCTCAGGAGTGTCTACACCAAGCTCAGGATTATGGGGGATTATTGCTGCTGGCCACTGCCTCGGGCAACGCCACCATGGTGGGAAAACTGGCTGAGGGGGCAGAGAGGGATGGCAAGACCAACGTGGCCTTCCTCACCTACTTCATGCAGGGGAA ATTGGACAAATGTCTGGACCTTCTCATCAAAACAGATCGTTTGCCAGAGGCCGCATTCCTGGCAAGAACATATCTGCCCAGCCATGTGCCAAG GGTGGTGAAGCTGTGGAAGGAGAGTCTTTCCAAGGTCAACCAGAAGGCAGCAGATGCTCTGGCTGACCCCACCCAGTACAGCAACCTGTTCCCTGGCCTCCAACAAACCCTGTTGGCTGAGCAGTACCTAAAGGAGACTCATGTCAGGGTCAGACCTGCTGCAGAATATCCACTCATCATG CCCAATGAGGACCGCAATGTTCTGGaggaatctgcaggttttgTGACAAAAGGAGAGATCACTGAGCCAGAG GAAGTGGTGGAGAGCATGGATGAAGCTCTTGTTGCAGCAGCAATAACAGAGGCTGCACCTACAGAAGCGGCGTTAGTGGAAGAGCCCATACTACAAGAGCAGGGGTCTATTGATGCTGCTTCAACAATGGAAGAAGAATCCATCACAACCGCAGCACCTACTCTGCCTGTCACCATAACAGAACAACATGTTGACCCAGAACTCGCACCACCAGTGTCCTCTGAGGTGGCTGCATTTGAAccggaggtggaggtggaggcggAGGTGGAGGTAGAGCCTTCAGTCTCAGTAGAGGAGCCTATCGTAGACATTCCCCCCGAAGAGCCAGAGATGGAGCAGTCCAGTCCTGTGGAAGATATTGGGTCTCCGGTTGAGGAGGAGGTTCTGGAAATGTCTCCAGAAACTGCTGTCATACCTGCTGCTTGTGGTTCTGAAACTTCTCTTAGTGAGACAACATCAGAAACCATCATGGCAACAGAAGAAGCACCAAGTGAGGCAGTGGTGACAGAAACCATAGCAACAGAGGATGCTCTAGTAACCACTGCTTTAACAGCTGATATTGATGTAACAGCATCAGAAGCTATAGTAACTGAGGGAATGCCTGTTGATGAAGAACTGGAAGAAGATATAGTCTCTTCAGAAGCACCAACCATTATAgatgtagcagcagcagcagtacaaGAGACTCCTGTTACCGAGGAAGTACCACCACCCGTAGCGGTGGAGGAGCTCATTACTTTTGATAACACAGACAGTCCAGTGGTGGATGTGCTTGTTCCAGTCCCAGTCCAGAGTTTTCCAGATTTGGCCGATGACCCACTTTTAGACCCACTTGGCGATGCGATACCAGTATTGAAACCAGTCTCAGCACAAGAGGAACAAACCACAGCACTCCCAGTAAAGCCAGAGGACAACCTGGAACCTGCTGTGCCTCTGCAGGCTGAGCCAGAGGTTTTatccccagcagcagcagctcctgcagtGGAGACTGTGGCGGAGGAGGCAGGTCCCGAGGGAGCGGAGGAACCAGCAGAGGACCTTGAGGCGGAGCTGAATGATGAG GTGCTGGATGATCTGGATCTGGAAAATTTAGACCTGGAAGATATCGACACCACGGATGTCAACCTGGATGAAGATTTCTTAGATGACTAG
- the mrps22 gene encoding 28S ribosomal protein S22, mitochondrial, giving the protein MAGLGTVRCLFRSYYRVKNVQRSQQMLVRCSVRTLCSGTQDNALSDHAKPQFTDPAVQDILTRITGLDLQKVFRPIKQELRPPTYKLMTEDQLAQAVELATEQAKHLLKMPPVLPERKPIDDVLSEDKILDGMDTAKYVFTDITYNIPHRERFIVVREPNGTLRKASWEERDRLVQVYFPKEGRKLTAPLIFKEENLKMVFSQDRHEDVLNLCLVQFEPDSSEYIRVHAATYEDIDKHSKYELLRSTRHFGGMAWYLVNARRVDGLVVDMLKRELIQDAVSLVSLFHMIHPHSESAQEAASQQATGTDLLKIYAQKESQRSGYIELALQAYEQTAAESSAA; this is encoded by the exons ATGGCGGGGCTCGGTACCGTGCGGTGCTTATTTCGAAGCTACTATCGGGTGAAAAATGTTCAGAGGAGCCAGCAAATGTTGGTTAGATGTAGCGTCAGGACGCTTTGTAGCGGAACACAAGATAACG CCCTCTCAGACCATGCAAAGCCCCAGTTCACAGATCCAGCTGTGCAGGACATCCTCACCAGGATAACAGGCCTGGACCTGCAGAAAGTGTTCCGACCTATTAAACAGGAGCTGAGGCCGCCCACTTACAAACTCATGACCGAGGACCAGTTGGCACAG gcgGTGGAGTTAGCCACAGAGCAGGCTAAGCACCTGCTTAAGATGCCCCCTGTCTTACCGGAGAGGAAGCCCATCGACGATGTGCTGTCTGAGGACAAGATCCTGGATGGCATGGACACGGCCAAATACGTCTTCACAGACATCACCTACAACATCCCACACAGG GAGAGGTTCATTGTTGTACGAGAACCCAACGGGACTCTTAGGAAGGCAAGTTGGGAGGAGAGAGACCGGCTCGTTCAGGTCTACTTCCCAAAGGAAGGACGCAAACTCACAGCACCTCTCATCTTCAAGGAGGAGAACCTCAAG atGGTGTTTTCTCAGGACCGTCATGAAGATGTGTTGAACTTGTGTCTGGTTCAATTTGAACCCGACTCTTCAGAATACATCAGG GTGCACGCAGCCACTTATGAAGACATAGACAAGCATAGCAAATATGAGCTGCTGCGCTCCACCAGACACTTTGGAGGAATGGCCTGGTACCTGGTGAATGCTCGCAGGGTGGATGGGCTCGTTGTGGACATGCTGAAGAGAGAACT gaTCCAGGATGCGGTGAGCCTTGTGTCTCTGTTCCACATGATCCACCCTCACAGCGAATCAGCCCAGGAAGCCGCCAGCCAGCAGGCCACTGGCACAGACCTGCTGAAG ATCTATGCCCAGAAGGAGTCGCAGAGGTCGGGCTACATCGAGCTGGCCCTGCAGGCATATGAACAGACTGCTGCTGAGAGCTCGGCTGCCTGA